From one Lolium rigidum isolate FL_2022 chromosome 4, APGP_CSIRO_Lrig_0.1, whole genome shotgun sequence genomic stretch:
- the LOC124647505 gene encoding homeobox-leucine zipper protein HOX1-like: MEMTVNGRDTEQYHHHLGLGLSLGMSPVEPAAPQRTPTRQQQSWTGSGLFSPASSGEQRTHADDRRLAALACHEMPFLRGIDVNRAPAARGSCGASEDEEPGASSPDSTLSSLSGKRHAPGRSGGGGEQERAGAGSDDEDDSGAAGGAASRKKLRLSKDQSAVLEERFKEHSTLNPKQKAALARQLGLRPRQVEVWFQNRRARTKLKQTEVDCESLKRCCETLTEQNRRLQREVQELRALKLLAPPPPHLYMHAPPPPTTLTMCPSCERVAPSGKPAAVVESRPSPTGPWGPVQMLPVFVGRPAQRSS; the protein is encoded by the exons ATGGAGATGACGGTTAACGGGAGGGACACCGAGCAGTACCACCACCACCTCGGGCTCGGTCTCAGTCTCGGCATGTCTCCGGTCGAGCCGGCGGCACCACAGCGTACTCCGACCAGGCAGCAGCAGAGCTGGACCGGCTCCGGCCTCTTCTCCCCCGCTTCCTCCGGCGAGCAGCGCACGCATGCGGACGATCGCAGGCTGGCGGCTTTGGCCTGCCACGAGATGCCGTTCCTGCGCGGGATCGACGTGAACCGGGCGCCGGCCGCGAGGGGCAGCTGCGGCGCGAGCGAGGACGAGGAGCCCGGCGCGTCGTCGCCCGACAGCACGCTGTCCAGCCTCAGCGGCAAGCGGCACGCGccggggaggagcggcggcggcggagagcagGAACGCGCCGGCgcgggcagcgacgacgaggacgactccGGGGCCGCCGGTGGCGCCGCGTCGCGCAAGAAGCTCCGCCTGTCCAAGGACCAGTCCGCCGTCCTCGAGGAGAGGTTCAAGGAGCACAGCACCCTCAACCCC AAGCAGAAGGCGGCGCTGGCGAGGCAGCTTGGGCTCCGCCCACGTCAGGTGGAGGTGTGGTTCCAGAACAGGCGAGCCAGAACGAAGCTGAAGCAGACGGAGGTGGACTGTGAGTCCCTGAAGCGTTGCTGCGAGACGCTGACGGAGCAGAACCGCCGGCTGCAGCGGGAAGTGCAGGAGCTGCGCGCGCTCAAGCTGCTCGCCCCGCCGCCTCCGCACCTCTACATGCAcgcgcctccgccgccgaccaCGCTCACCATGTGCCCTTCCTGCGAGCGTGTCGCGCCGTCCGGCAAGCCGGCTGCCGTCGTCGAGAGCCGTCCGTCGCCCACCGGGCCTTGGGGCCCCGTCCAGATGCTGCCCGTGTTCGTGGGCAGGCCGGCCCAGAGGTCGTCATGA